A section of the Rhizophagus irregularis chromosome 16, complete sequence genome encodes:
- a CDS encoding uncharacterized protein (SECRETED:cutsite_VPA-TE; SECRETED:prob_0.4068); SECRETED:SignalP(1-21), with protein sequence MKFHIFLTLAIIFFATTLVPATEGTHAKVKEYMSGGECMIWVTDVNGKYVAGDKKFHSCDDRTTLDIDTKSNDAYFLLATTVGELETARRGPFEGDTCFIIEGTNFSFSLNPSELC encoded by the exons ATGAAATTTCATATCTTTTTAACGCTCgctatcattttttttgctaCGACTCTTGTACCAGCCACTGAAG GAACTCATGCTAAAGTTAAAGAATATATGTCTGGCGGAGAATGTATGATTTGGGTTACTGATGTTAATGGTAAATATGTAGCTGGCGATAAAAAATTCCATTCATGCGACGACAGAACAACGTTAGATATTGATACAAAATCAAATGATGCATACTTTCTTTTGGCAACTACAGTTGGTGAATTAGAAACAGCGCGTCGTGGGCCATTTGAGGGTGATACCTGCTTTATCATTGAAGGTACTAACTTTAGTTTCAGTTTGAATCCCTCGGAACTATGTTAA